One genomic window of Coraliomargarita sinensis includes the following:
- a CDS encoding 3-methyladenine DNA glycosylase has product MSTIRVNHELRQEVWRASAQRHYERASEWTEPYRGRRASGKLHPVYDFLFIYYRFKPSQLEAWHPQFGINLIGASGEPAYQHRYYIHDANGTRLDPNRMEDSARHRLEMALRLCEAVDQRPPQFGCFGMHEWAMVYRGDFEGEIRHAEQLPLRLSQEETDAFVRSRPIACSHFDAFRFFSEPAKAFNRIQPTKETRIRNEQCGCLHTNMDLYKLCGQCMPWLGSELMWQCFELAIEARKLDMRASPYDCRSLGFEPVKVETPAGRSEYEQQQRTLSERSQPIRREIIGGLKRILTAD; this is encoded by the coding sequence ATGTCCACTATCAGAGTCAACCATGAGCTCCGGCAGGAGGTGTGGCGTGCTTCGGCGCAGCGCCATTACGAGCGCGCCTCCGAGTGGACCGAGCCCTATCGTGGCCGACGAGCCAGTGGGAAGCTTCATCCCGTTTACGACTTTCTGTTTATTTATTACCGGTTCAAACCCTCGCAGCTCGAGGCCTGGCACCCGCAATTCGGCATCAACCTCATTGGGGCCAGCGGGGAACCCGCCTATCAACATCGCTACTATATACATGATGCCAACGGCACCCGGCTCGATCCGAACAGAATGGAAGACAGTGCCCGCCACCGACTTGAAATGGCCCTCCGATTATGTGAAGCGGTTGATCAGCGTCCCCCACAATTCGGCTGTTTCGGGATGCACGAATGGGCGATGGTCTATCGCGGTGACTTTGAAGGGGAAATCCGCCACGCCGAGCAACTCCCGCTCCGACTCAGCCAGGAAGAAACCGATGCCTTTGTGCGGAGCCGGCCGATCGCCTGTAGCCACTTTGATGCTTTTCGGTTTTTCAGTGAACCGGCGAAAGCCTTCAATCGCATCCAGCCCACCAAAGAGACGCGCATCAGGAACGAACAGTGCGGCTGTTTGCATACCAATATGGACCTCTACAAGCTCTGCGGCCAGTGCATGCCATGGCTTGGAAGCGAACTGATGTGGCAGTGCTTCGAACTCGCTATCGAGGCACGCAAACTCGACATGCGGGCCAGCCCCTACGATTGCCGTTCGCTCGGCTTCGAGCCTGTCAAGGTTGAGACGCCAGCGGGACGCAGTGAGTATGAGCAACAACAGCGTACTCTGAGCGAGCGGTCACAACCGATTCGCAGAGAGATCATCGGCGGTTTAAAAAGGATCCTTACGGCCGATTAG
- a CDS encoding glycosyltransferase encodes MKALVIGKVWPEPTSSAAGTRTMGLIEAFLDDGWTVTFATAAQATEHSVDLEAMGTSTRQIRVNDETFDHWVHALAPNYVVFDRYMTEEQFGWRIEKACPDAVRILDTSDLHCLREAREQQLKLGGELDLFNDVALREIAAIFRSDISLMISEFEIECLQSVFQVPADQLFYLPLMLDAPVESSFSYEDRKDFVMIGSYLHPPNWDAVRWCCAEIWPLIRRQLPGAELHLYGSYEPDKARRLGSPGSGIYSQGRADEALKTLERYRVNLAPLRFGAGQKGKVVDGFCSGTPTVATPIAAESMNGSIDWGCPIQADAAGLAKTAVDVHSQPELWGKVQQQGYRIIEERFLASQWKPRLVEALRSLRPETREQHFIGRMLRHHRHRSTEYMSRWIEAKNRFKIE; translated from the coding sequence ATGAAGGCTCTGGTCATCGGTAAAGTCTGGCCCGAGCCTACATCGAGCGCGGCGGGCACCCGGACCATGGGGCTGATTGAGGCGTTTTTGGATGACGGTTGGACGGTGACCTTTGCCACCGCGGCCCAGGCCACCGAACATTCAGTCGACCTTGAGGCTATGGGCACCTCTACCCGGCAAATAAGGGTTAATGACGAGACCTTTGACCATTGGGTGCATGCGCTGGCGCCGAACTATGTCGTTTTTGATCGTTACATGACCGAGGAGCAATTCGGTTGGCGCATTGAAAAAGCCTGTCCGGATGCGGTTCGCATTCTCGATACCAGTGACCTTCATTGCCTGAGAGAGGCGCGCGAGCAACAATTGAAACTGGGCGGGGAACTGGACCTTTTCAATGATGTGGCGTTGCGCGAGATTGCCGCGATCTTTCGCTCGGATATAAGCCTGATGATTTCCGAGTTCGAAATCGAATGCCTGCAATCCGTTTTTCAGGTGCCGGCTGATCAGTTGTTTTATCTGCCCCTGATGCTGGATGCGCCTGTTGAGTCATCGTTCTCTTACGAGGACCGAAAAGATTTTGTCATGATTGGCAGCTACCTCCATCCGCCAAACTGGGATGCGGTCCGTTGGTGTTGTGCCGAAATTTGGCCGCTCATTCGTCGGCAATTGCCGGGTGCGGAACTGCATCTCTACGGCTCCTATGAGCCGGACAAGGCCCGTCGTTTGGGAAGTCCCGGAAGCGGTATTTACTCACAGGGGCGAGCGGATGAGGCCTTGAAAACGCTGGAGCGCTATCGGGTGAATCTCGCGCCGCTACGCTTCGGCGCCGGACAGAAAGGAAAGGTGGTCGACGGCTTTTGTTCAGGCACACCGACCGTGGCCACACCGATTGCCGCCGAGTCCATGAATGGAAGCATCGATTGGGGCTGTCCGATTCAGGCTGATGCGGCCGGGTTGGCCAAGACCGCGGTGGATGTACACTCCCAACCTGAGCTGTGGGGTAAGGTACAACAGCAGGGTTACCGTATCATAGAAGAGCGCTTTCTCGCCAGCCAATGGAAGCCGAGATTAGTCGAAGCGTTGAGGTCGCTGCGGCCGGAGACGCGGGAACAACACTTCATCGGTCGTATGCTCCGACATCACCGGCATCGCAGCACCGAATACATGAGCCGTTGGATTGAAGCGAAGAATCGTTTTAAAATAGAGTGA
- a CDS encoding PEP-CTERM sorting domain-containing protein (PEP-CTERM proteins occur, often in large numbers, in the proteomes of bacteria that also encode an exosortase, a predicted intramembrane cysteine proteinase. The presence of a PEP-CTERM domain at a protein's C-terminus predicts cleavage within the sorting domain, followed by covalent anchoring to some some component of the (usually Gram-negative) cell surface. Many PEP-CTERM proteins exhibit an unusual sequence composition that includes large numbers of potential glycosylation sites. Expression of one such protein has been shown restore the ability of a bacterium to form floc, a type of biofilm.): protein MPEPSTLVLLGIVRLSLILRRRR, encoded by the coding sequence GTGCCCGAGCCATCGACACTGGTACTGCTCGGAATCGTAAGGCTGTCATTGATCTTACGCCGTCGCCGCTAA
- a CDS encoding DMT family transporter → MYHNRSRPVFFKIAPFQLIPFCHFRINPFLQLHLLVFIFAATTLIGRASELSAPVLITWRCLLAAGGAFLWVVLMRDRRLWLGWPVLGRLLFVGMIMGLHWLCLFGAVKVANVSIALAGLATLSVFTAFTEPLINRVKVRRFEVVLGMLVLFGICLIAGAEVGHLLGLGLALLSALFAALFMVLNKRIVESGSDPMVMVGWEMLAATMVCFCAVPFIDPLGYAALAVGALLEWFWILLLAWGCTVFAQALANKLLKTISAYSFNLAANFEPVYGMIAAALIFAEYENLGATFYFGALAIVVANLLHPRLERRFGIRPVPGGLV, encoded by the coding sequence TTGTACCATAATCGCTCTCGTCCCGTATTTTTTAAGATTGCTCCTTTTCAACTCATCCCTTTCTGCCACTTCCGTATTAATCCCTTTCTACAGCTTCATCTGTTGGTGTTTATTTTCGCCGCGACGACCCTGATCGGTCGGGCCTCGGAACTCAGCGCTCCCGTATTGATTACCTGGCGCTGCCTCCTGGCGGCGGGTGGGGCGTTTCTATGGGTGGTGCTGATGCGTGATCGCAGGCTCTGGTTGGGTTGGCCTGTACTGGGGAGGCTCTTGTTCGTCGGCATGATTATGGGGCTGCATTGGCTTTGCCTGTTTGGCGCGGTTAAGGTCGCCAATGTTTCCATTGCCCTGGCCGGTCTCGCGACTTTGTCGGTGTTTACCGCCTTCACCGAACCCTTGATCAATCGTGTCAAAGTGCGGCGTTTCGAGGTGGTGCTGGGCATGCTGGTGCTTTTTGGAATTTGCCTCATTGCTGGTGCCGAAGTGGGGCATTTGCTCGGGCTTGGGCTTGCCCTGCTCAGCGCCTTGTTTGCTGCCCTTTTCATGGTCCTGAACAAGCGCATCGTGGAAAGTGGGAGCGACCCCATGGTCATGGTGGGCTGGGAAATGCTCGCCGCGACTATGGTCTGTTTTTGCGCGGTTCCGTTCATTGATCCGCTTGGTTATGCGGCACTGGCGGTGGGGGCGCTTCTGGAATGGTTCTGGATTCTTTTGCTTGCCTGGGGCTGTACCGTGTTTGCTCAGGCTTTGGCGAATAAACTGCTGAAAACGATCAGCGCCTACTCTTTCAACCTGGCCGCCAACTTCGAGCCGGTCTACGGCATGATCGCGGCAGCGCTGATATTCGCGGAATATGAAAACTTGGGCGCAACCTTCTACTTCGGTGCGTTAGCCATCGTCGTTGCCAACCTGCTTCACCCCCGTTTGGAACGCCGCTTTGGCATTCGACCGGTGCCCGGCGGTTTGGTTTAG
- a CDS encoding PEP-CTERM sorting domain-containing protein gives MRHLQLPLSLLAGSLSINAATVTSTTSAPTIDGADIAMYTITDTDFGTSRLNGDRSARGQTFTTGSNSTGYLLSSFTLQSAETFTPNGFQDGEYQLRVGTLSGSTFTAIADETTPLDTGFAYTDTHYITFSFDTSVLLAANTLYAIDVNKLDGQGFQSYRNTDDSSYTGGTAYSGSNTGSSTSDTVNTHGHDRVFHVDLAAAPIPEPSSLWLSAFAALSLMLRRRR, from the coding sequence ATGCGACACCTACAACTCCCCTTATCTCTACTTGCTGGTAGTCTCTCCATCAATGCTGCAACTGTAACTTCAACCACATCTGCTCCGACTATCGATGGTGCGGACATTGCGATGTATACAATTACCGATACGGATTTTGGTACATCCCGTCTGAATGGTGACCGGAGTGCGCGCGGTCAAACCTTCACCACCGGCAGTAACTCTACCGGCTACCTGCTTTCGTCCTTTACCTTGCAGTCCGCCGAAACCTTTACGCCCAACGGTTTTCAAGACGGTGAGTATCAGCTCCGCGTGGGTACGCTCTCCGGTTCCACATTTACCGCGATTGCAGATGAAACGACTCCTCTGGATACCGGTTTCGCATACACTGATACCCACTACATCACTTTCTCGTTCGACACTTCTGTTCTCCTTGCCGCAAATACTCTCTACGCCATCGATGTAAACAAGCTTGATGGCCAGGGATTCCAATCCTACCGAAACACTGATGATAGTTCCTACACTGGTGGCACAGCTTACAGCGGTAGTAACACTGGCAGTTCTACTTCCGACACCGTTAATACTCATGGGCATGATCGAGTATTCCATGTAGACTTGGCAGCCGCACCGATACCTGAACCATCTAGTTTATGGCTCTCCGCATTCGCTGCATTATCGCTGATGCTGCGCCGGCGACGCTAA
- a CDS encoding type II secretion system protein: protein MPRLLPLPAKCSAFTLVEIMIVVVIIGLLAVMGIPALEKSRQNTYASRIANNMRVFSGAFETHALENGSWAPDGQGNNLPATVAPYLQDTAWYEEPIPGGWYDWEYDREGIKASISLAYERDFPEVFLKVDRILDDGNLGTGTFIKTGGRYFYILER, encoded by the coding sequence ATGCCCCGTTTACTTCCCCTACCTGCCAAATGCTCCGCATTTACCCTCGTGGAAATAATGATTGTGGTCGTTATTATTGGCTTACTCGCAGTTATGGGAATCCCGGCCCTGGAAAAGTCCCGTCAAAACACCTACGCGAGTCGTATTGCGAACAATATGCGAGTTTTCAGCGGTGCATTTGAAACACACGCCTTGGAGAACGGCAGTTGGGCACCTGACGGACAGGGCAACAATCTACCTGCGACAGTCGCACCCTATCTACAGGATACGGCATGGTACGAAGAACCGATCCCGGGTGGTTGGTATGACTGGGAATACGACCGGGAAGGAATCAAGGCCTCCATAAGTCTCGCTTACGAAAGGGACTTCCCTGAAGTTTTTCTCAAGGTGGACCGGATTCTCGATGACGGCAACCTGGGCACCGGAACTTTCATCAAAACGGGTGGCCGGTATTTTTACATTTTGGAACGCTGA
- a CDS encoding DUF6288 domain-containing protein: protein MKSPIRFLVLTCIGAILSLPLSAVNVKSDGWPWNLKYNGWHDREIVEELGKGWFLNVGPTGIRAEITEKHSKYFTVRYVFKNSPAHGKVEIGDLIVGANGTKMNVSHKFGRGAKGESGWDGPMAEMAPLIEDSQANGGQLELIIWKGGKQTDEAVVPITIQPRPRFSETYPFDCSRSDQLMTDLLDFLVEDYERAGKFERQIHTHSTAVLALMASPDEKYMRLVDDIMKGYYQKRYDPLDGAGFKSWTQGYDGIVMGEYYLKTGDRRLLPAIESLTQCYIEAQEVKSGGYSHRPNPFIMRRRASGGPKGYGAMALPGALAMTAMSLFKEAGLDEYGEPAYSNLHQAFLRSVGDNGSIGYGFESLDHAVIILNDSRTAKNSSPGGIGYPVESGMKDIGDYEIQWPTKKDPRWRPTDWVAGESETNLVYDYGGRKRLVIRNQIIEEPKRPYRHDDSKEMHHLSRPGAGALAHRIGNQENESWRYLSDLMATGCAKNAEHVFRGHASTLMHVSWGSLGAALASEEDFREYMDALKWWFIMTETHDGGFVVIPGRDYASTDHAYGTRIFPTATAVLMLSVKDRQLQITGAYENSTGQKTTQKSSTSQRPARSLIEARREFVDHGLMNALERLNSKKMLQPLLIDFSKARKKVWLKEIKDQKLIFSSAKGEHEAAFEYTDLNNQDKVNLSRMAAQITPDNGGINVLAGIFLEIEGETELADAYYERADEKSKALLKAVFE from the coding sequence ATGAAGTCCCCCATCCGTTTTCTAGTTCTCACCTGTATTGGAGCAATCCTTAGCCTGCCCTTGTCGGCGGTGAACGTCAAAAGCGACGGCTGGCCCTGGAACCTGAAATACAACGGATGGCATGATCGTGAAATCGTGGAGGAGCTCGGGAAGGGATGGTTCTTGAATGTCGGCCCGACGGGGATCCGTGCGGAGATCACGGAAAAGCATTCCAAATACTTCACGGTCCGATACGTTTTCAAGAATTCCCCCGCCCACGGCAAAGTTGAAATCGGTGATCTCATCGTGGGCGCCAATGGCACTAAGATGAATGTATCCCACAAGTTTGGCCGGGGTGCCAAAGGAGAGTCCGGTTGGGATGGGCCTATGGCGGAAATGGCGCCGCTGATTGAGGATAGTCAGGCAAACGGCGGTCAGCTGGAACTGATCATCTGGAAAGGCGGCAAACAAACCGACGAAGCGGTCGTGCCCATCACCATCCAACCCAGGCCCCGCTTCTCCGAGACCTATCCCTTTGATTGTTCCCGCTCGGACCAACTCATGACGGACCTTCTGGATTTTCTGGTGGAGGACTACGAGCGGGCCGGAAAGTTTGAAAGACAGATTCACACGCATTCGACGGCGGTTCTCGCCCTGATGGCCAGCCCTGATGAAAAATACATGCGCCTGGTCGATGACATCATGAAAGGCTATTACCAGAAGCGCTATGACCCGCTGGATGGGGCCGGCTTCAAGTCTTGGACTCAAGGTTATGATGGCATCGTCATGGGGGAGTATTACCTCAAGACCGGCGACCGGCGATTACTGCCTGCAATTGAATCGCTGACCCAATGCTACATTGAGGCGCAGGAAGTCAAATCCGGTGGCTATTCCCACAGACCAAACCCTTTCATCATGCGACGCCGTGCCTCCGGTGGGCCAAAAGGGTACGGCGCCATGGCATTGCCGGGGGCGCTTGCCATGACCGCCATGAGCCTCTTCAAGGAAGCTGGTCTCGATGAGTACGGGGAACCCGCCTACAGCAACCTTCACCAGGCATTTTTGCGCTCTGTGGGCGATAACGGCAGCATCGGCTATGGCTTTGAAAGTCTGGATCACGCCGTCATTATTTTAAATGACTCGAGGACCGCGAAGAACAGTAGTCCGGGAGGCATCGGCTATCCGGTTGAATCCGGCATGAAAGATATTGGCGACTATGAAATCCAGTGGCCGACGAAAAAAGACCCGCGCTGGCGACCAACGGACTGGGTCGCCGGGGAATCGGAGACCAACCTGGTCTATGATTACGGGGGCAGAAAACGGCTGGTGATCCGCAATCAGATAATCGAGGAGCCCAAGCGCCCCTACCGCCACGACGACAGCAAAGAGATGCATCACTTGTCACGCCCCGGGGCCGGCGCCCTCGCCCACCGAATCGGCAACCAGGAAAACGAATCCTGGCGCTACCTTTCCGACCTGATGGCGACGGGCTGCGCCAAAAACGCCGAACATGTTTTCCGCGGGCATGCTTCGACGCTGATGCATGTTTCCTGGGGTAGTCTGGGAGCGGCACTGGCATCGGAAGAGGATTTCCGGGAATACATGGATGCCCTGAAGTGGTGGTTCATCATGACCGAGACACATGATGGCGGCTTCGTGGTAATCCCGGGGCGCGATTATGCTTCGACCGATCACGCCTACGGCACACGCATCTTCCCCACCGCAACGGCTGTGCTGATGCTATCCGTCAAGGACAGGCAGTTACAAATCACCGGCGCCTACGAGAATTCCACCGGACAGAAAACCACGCAAAAATCATCCACCTCGCAGCGTCCGGCCCGCTCTTTGATCGAAGCAAGACGGGAATTCGTGGACCACGGTTTGATGAACGCACTGGAACGTCTGAATTCAAAAAAAATGCTTCAACCACTCTTAATCGATTTCAGCAAGGCGCGTAAGAAAGTATGGCTTAAGGAAATCAAAGACCAGAAACTGATTTTCAGCTCGGCGAAGGGAGAACATGAAGCTGCATTCGAATACACCGACCTGAACAATCAGGATAAGGTCAATCTCTCCAGAATGGCGGCCCAGATCACACCGGACAACGGCGGCATCAATGTCCTCGCGGGAATCTTTTTGGAGATCGAAGGCGAAACCGAGCTGGCCGACGCCTACTACGAGCGCGCCGACGAAAAGTCCAAAGCCCTTCTTAAGGCTGTGTTTGAGTAG